DNA sequence from the Oxalobacteraceae sp. CFBP 8761 genome:
CGCACGCTGATCGGCGAAGAAGAATTCCAGGCCTGGGGCTGGCGCATTCCGTTCCTGATCTCGGTCGTGCTGCTGGGGATTTCGGTCTGGATCCGCCTGTCGATGAACGAGTCGCCGGCGTTTGCCAAGATGAAAGCTGAGGGCAAGACGTCGAAAGCGCCGCTGTCGGAAGCCTTTTTGAAACCGAAGAACGCCAAGATCGCCCTGCTGGCGCTGCTCGGCCTGACGATGGGCCAGGCCGTGGTCTGGTACACGGGCCAGTTCTACGCGCTGTTCTTCCTGACCAAGACGCTCAAGATTGCCGACCCGACGGCCAACATCCTGATCGCGATCGCCCTGCTGCTGGCCACGCCGTTCTTCATCATCTTTGGCGCGCTGTCGGACAAGATTGGCCGCAAGTGGATCATTCTGGGCGGCTGCGCGATTGCGGCAGCGACCTACTTCCCGATCTTCAAGGCGATCACGCACTACGGCAATCCGGCACTGGAAACGGCGCTGCGCACCGCGCCCGTGTTCGTCGTGGCCGATCCAGCGACCTGCAGCTTCCAGATCGATGCAACGGGCACGCGCAAGTTCCCGTCATCGTGCGATATCGCCACGCGCATGCTGACGGCCGCCTCGGTCAGCTACAACCGCATCGATGCGCCAGCCGGCACCGTCGCCACGATCAAGATCGGCACGACCGAGTTCAAGTCGTTCAACGCCGTCATGACGCCGGATAACCTGAACTTCAACGATGCCTCGAAGGCCAGCGAAGCGGCGCTCAAGAAAGAGGTCAACGGGGCGCTGGCCAGCGCGGGTTATCCGGAGAAAGCCGATCCGGCCGCGATCAACAAGCCGATGCTGGTCGTGCTGCTGTTCATCCTCGTGCTGTACGTGACGATGGTGTATGGCCCGATCGCGGCGATGCTGGTCGAGATGTTCCCGACCCGGATCCGCTACACGTCGATGTCGCTGCCGTATCACATCGGGAATGGCTGGTTCGGCGGGCTGTTGCCGACGACGGCTTTCGCGCTGGTGGCGTTCAAGGGTGATATCTACTACGGCCTGTGGTACCCGATCATCATCGCCATGACCACGTTCGTGATCGGTGCGCTGTTCGTGCGGGAGACCAAGGACAACAATATCTACGCGAACGACTAGTCGTTTTGTTGTCTGCTTGATGCGTGGAAGGCAGCGCCGTCCCCGCATCAAGCCGTTTTATCTTCAGGCGTTGAACGCGCCATTCGCCGCGGCCAGTTGCACCAGCAGCGGCGCTGGCGTCCACGCCTCCCCATTGCGCCCACGGGCAAAGCCTTCGATTGCCGCCAGCACGGCCGGCAACCCGACCATGTCGGCATACAGCATCGGCCCGCCACGGTGCAGCGGGAAGCCGTAGCCGCTCAGGTAGACCATGTCGATGTCCGATGCCCGCAGTGCGATGCCTTCTTCGAGAATCTTCGCGCCCTCATTGACCAGCGCGTACACGAGCCGCTCGACGATTTCAGCGTCCGCAATGGCGCGGCGCGCGACCCCGATCTCGTCCGAGTACTGCGTCACCATCGTGTCGACGGTGTCTGAGGGCGTGGCCGCCCGTGCGCCCGACTGGTAGTCATACCAGCCGGCGCCCGTCTTTTGCCCGAAGCGGCCCCCCTCGCACAAGCGGTCCGGCAGCTTAGAATAGGCAAAGTCCGGTGACTCGATCGCACGCCGCTTGCGGATATGCCAGCCGATGTCGTTGCCGGCCAGGTCGCTCATCCGGAATGGGCCCATCGCGAAGCCGAACGCCTCGATCGCGCGGTCGACCTGTTCCGGCAGCGCGCCTTCTTCCAGCAGAAAGTAGGCCTGGCGCAGATACTGCTCGAGCATGCGGTTGCCGATGAAACCATCGCAGACGCCAGAGACCACACCCGTCTTCCTGAGTTTTTTCGCCAGCGCCAGCGCCGTGACCAGCACATCGGCCCCGGTCTGCGTACCGCGCACGATTTCGAGCAGCTTCATCACATGCGCGGGGCTGAAGAAATGCAGGCCGATCACATCCTGTGGCCGGCCCGTGAATGCGGCAATGCGATTCACGTCGAGCGACGAAGTATTGGTGGCCAGGATTGCGCCCGGCTTCATCAGTTTGTCGAGTTCGCGGAACACCAGCTCCTTGACGCCCATGTCCTCGAACACGGCTTCGACGACGATGTCGGCCTGCGCCAGCGCATCATACGACAGCGTGCCGGTGATGGAGGCCATGCGCTGCGCCAGTTTGTCGGCCGTGAGCTTGCCCTTGGTGACGCTGCGTTCGTACACGGTGCGGATGCCGGCCAGGCCCTTGTCGAGCGCTTCCTGCTTCGTCTCGAGGATCGTCACCGGGATGCCGGCATTGGCGAAGGTCATCGCGATGCCGGCGCCCATCGTGCCGGCGCCCACCACGGCGGCGC
Encoded proteins:
- a CDS encoding MHS family MFS transporter, with the protein product MAITPGNTVGAVPPPTTTAGLTKEERKVIAASSLGTVFEWYDFYLYGSLATIIAKQFFIGDPNTTFIFALLAFAAGFIVRPFGALVFGRLGDMIGRKYTFLITILLMGASTFLVGILPSYAQIGIAAPIILVTLRILQGLALGGEYGGAATYVAEHAPHGKRGLFTAFIQTTATIGLFLSLLVILGTRTLIGEEEFQAWGWRIPFLISVVLLGISVWIRLSMNESPAFAKMKAEGKTSKAPLSEAFLKPKNAKIALLALLGLTMGQAVVWYTGQFYALFFLTKTLKIADPTANILIAIALLLATPFFIIFGALSDKIGRKWIILGGCAIAAATYFPIFKAITHYGNPALETALRTAPVFVVADPATCSFQIDATGTRKFPSSCDIATRMLTAASVSYNRIDAPAGTVATIKIGTTEFKSFNAVMTPDNLNFNDASKASEAALKKEVNGALASAGYPEKADPAAINKPMLVVLLFILVLYVTMVYGPIAAMLVEMFPTRIRYTSMSLPYHIGNGWFGGLLPTTAFALVAFKGDIYYGLWYPIIIAMTTFVIGALFVRETKDNNIYAND
- a CDS encoding enoyl-CoA hydratase/isomerase family protein, translated to MSADYQVHGSVAVITLNNPPVNGLGLATRTAAVAGIHQAEADPAVTAIVITGAGKAFSGGADIREFTSPKALTEPTLHTLIATAEGAAKPVVAAIHSVCMGGGLELALGCHYRVAAPGAQIALPEVKLGLLPGAGGTQRLPRMLGLEKALDMILTGAPVLSDKLAGTALFDRVFDADVDLLSAAIAFAESIAAVRPLPKVRDCAVAHPDAAGFLAAARARVDAMAGPFPAPRECVETVAASVTADSFEAGLQFERERFMYLTTTPESKALRHAFFAERAAGKVPGVPPDMRPRPIASAAVVGAGTMGAGIAMTFANAGIPVTILETKQEALDKGLAGIRTVYERSVTKGKLTADKLAQRMASITGTLSYDALAQADIVVEAVFEDMGVKELVFRELDKLMKPGAILATNTSSLDVNRIAAFTGRPQDVIGLHFFSPAHVMKLLEIVRGTQTGADVLVTALALAKKLRKTGVVSGVCDGFIGNRMLEQYLRQAYFLLEEGALPEQVDRAIEAFGFAMGPFRMSDLAGNDIGWHIRKRRAIESPDFAYSKLPDRLCEGGRFGQKTGAGWYDYQSGARAATPSDTVDTMVTQYSDEIGVARRAIADAEIVERLVYALVNEGAKILEEGIALRASDIDMVYLSGYGFPLHRGGPMLYADMVGLPAVLAAIEGFARGRNGEAWTPAPLLVQLAAANGAFNA